The following proteins are co-located in the Candidatus Planktophila lacus genome:
- a CDS encoding DMT family transporter, producing MSSSQPQKDSSWLPIYLALGVVWGCSFIFIKLGLEFLTPFGVAFGRCALGALTLLAWAKYKGIALPESKKVLFHLWVVSLLLNVIPGVFFALAETEVTSVLAGIINAVTPLMTLLAIMVVTRKEKPKLHQVVGILIGFTGVLTVLGAWKGLGDNPLWAILILLAAVTCYGFSFPYSRRFVLPHKLAPESIAAGQVTLGALTLLPFFIYNGIDTYEYKAAPVFAMIALGVFGSGFAYIWNFKVMALAGSAIASSVTYLTPVVAVIVGVIFLQEKIHWYEPVGALIVLLGAAIGQNRIKLRLVK from the coding sequence GTGTCATCCTCGCAGCCACAGAAAGATAGTTCGTGGCTACCGATCTACCTAGCCTTAGGAGTTGTCTGGGGCTGTTCATTCATATTTATCAAATTGGGCCTTGAATTTCTAACTCCATTTGGAGTTGCCTTTGGTCGCTGTGCACTTGGTGCGCTGACTTTGCTGGCATGGGCTAAGTACAAAGGAATTGCACTTCCCGAATCAAAGAAGGTTCTATTTCACCTTTGGGTTGTTTCACTACTTTTAAATGTTATTCCAGGGGTCTTCTTCGCGCTAGCCGAAACGGAAGTCACTTCTGTTCTAGCGGGAATTATTAACGCGGTAACACCTCTAATGACTTTGCTAGCAATTATGGTTGTTACGCGAAAAGAGAAACCGAAACTTCATCAGGTAGTAGGTATCTTGATTGGGTTTACTGGAGTATTAACTGTTTTAGGTGCTTGGAAAGGTCTTGGTGACAATCCGCTCTGGGCAATTCTAATTTTGCTTGCTGCTGTTACTTGTTATGGGTTTTCATTTCCTTATTCACGCCGCTTCGTTCTACCGCATAAATTGGCGCCAGAATCTATTGCAGCTGGGCAAGTAACTCTTGGTGCGCTCACCTTGCTTCCCTTCTTTATCTACAACGGTATTGATACATACGAATACAAAGCAGCTCCTGTTTTTGCGATGATCGCACTTGGCGTATTTGGTAGCGGGTTTGCATACATTTGGAACTTTAAAGTTATGGCGCTGGCAGGAAGTGCAATAGCGAGCAGCGTCACGTATTTAACGCCAGTTGTAGCGGTGATTGTTGGTGTGATCTTCTTACAAGAGAAGATTCATTGGTATGAACCAGTTGGAGCACTCATTGTTTTACTGGGCGCTGCAATCGGTCAAAATCGCATCAAACTTCGGCTAGTTAAATGA
- a CDS encoding SIMPL domain-containing protein, translating to MITTRTRKIAAALIALTLVGGIAASLPAEAATTATRYVTVNSDGSVKVTPDAVRLNANVSVVAGSNKEALAKTSTSAAAVRAALTAAGIAKADIATQSISVYPEYNYTQDKGSVLIGYRGSQGFVVTIKNAENAGAVVDAVVAAGGDNLQIQGVTPFVLDSSKATESARANAVKNAKAKAASYAKLLDTKLGRVNYLVENSSPVNYPPVMAMAKAADSEATVVDLGQQDVTVSITIQWALL from the coding sequence ATGATAACTACACGTACTCGCAAAATAGCCGCCGCACTAATCGCACTGACATTAGTTGGGGGAATTGCAGCTTCACTTCCCGCAGAGGCAGCAACCACTGCTACTCGCTATGTCACCGTTAACTCTGATGGATCTGTAAAGGTCACTCCAGATGCGGTTCGCCTAAATGCGAATGTAAGCGTTGTCGCAGGATCAAATAAAGAAGCGCTGGCAAAGACCTCAACTTCAGCAGCTGCTGTTCGCGCTGCTTTAACTGCTGCAGGTATTGCTAAGGCAGATATCGCAACCCAGAGCATCAGCGTCTATCCCGAGTACAACTACACCCAAGATAAAGGTTCAGTTCTAATCGGCTACCGCGGATCACAAGGTTTTGTCGTAACTATTAAGAACGCTGAAAACGCTGGTGCAGTTGTAGATGCTGTAGTTGCAGCTGGTGGAGATAACTTGCAGATTCAAGGCGTAACTCCATTTGTTCTCGATTCATCAAAGGCAACAGAATCAGCGCGTGCAAATGCGGTGAAGAACGCCAAGGCGAAGGCTGCTTCATATGCGAAGTTGCTCGATACAAAACTTGGTCGCGTTAATTACTTAGTTGAGAACTCAAGCCCAGTTAACTATCCACCAGTAATGGCGATGGCAAAGGCTGCAGATTCAGAAGCGACTGTTGTTGATTTAGGTCAGCAAGATGTAACTGTCTCAATCACTATTCAGTGGGCGCTTCTTTAA
- the purM gene encoding phosphoribosylformylglycinamidine cyclo-ligase, translating to MSTYKDSGVDIDAGDRAVELMKASIAKATRPEVQGGIGGFAGLFDASALKNYKKPLLATSTDGVGTKTEIARLMGKYDTIGEDLVAMVVDDLVVCGAEPLFMTDYIAVGKVIPERIAEIVSGIARGCIKANTALIGGETAEHPGLLEEEEFDIAGAATGVVDADKQLGSHRVKAGDAIIAMPASGFHANGYSLVRHILATQKLDLNKTYEGLTKSLGEILLTPTEIYTLDCLALIKAQQENLRTFSHITGGGLADNTARVIPDGLIAKYDRSTWALPAEMDFMAKIAGVPQPDLERTWNVGIGMVAIVDPAIADLTIRSLAARGMNAWVAGSIHAQNGPGAAALEGNYRTR from the coding sequence ATGAGCACATATAAAGATTCGGGCGTCGATATCGATGCCGGAGATCGCGCAGTTGAGTTAATGAAAGCTTCAATCGCTAAAGCCACACGTCCTGAAGTACAAGGTGGCATAGGGGGATTCGCTGGTTTATTCGATGCCAGCGCGCTAAAGAATTACAAGAAACCACTTCTTGCAACTTCAACTGATGGCGTTGGAACTAAGACCGAAATCGCACGTTTGATGGGCAAGTACGACACCATCGGCGAAGATCTAGTTGCGATGGTTGTCGATGACTTAGTTGTTTGTGGCGCAGAACCACTTTTCATGACCGATTACATCGCAGTCGGCAAAGTGATCCCGGAACGTATCGCTGAAATTGTTAGCGGTATTGCTCGTGGTTGTATAAAGGCCAATACCGCCTTAATCGGTGGCGAAACTGCTGAACACCCAGGTTTACTCGAAGAAGAAGAATTTGATATTGCAGGTGCTGCAACTGGTGTAGTTGATGCTGATAAGCAACTCGGTTCACACCGCGTTAAAGCAGGAGATGCAATTATTGCGATGCCAGCAAGCGGTTTTCATGCCAATGGTTATTCTCTAGTGCGCCATATCCTGGCTACACAGAAACTGGATCTCAATAAAACTTATGAAGGTTTAACAAAATCGCTTGGTGAAATACTTCTTACGCCAACCGAGATTTACACCCTTGATTGTTTAGCGTTGATCAAAGCGCAGCAAGAAAACCTTCGCACTTTTTCTCACATTACCGGCGGCGGCTTAGCCGATAACACTGCGCGCGTTATTCCAGATGGTTTGATTGCAAAGTACGACCGCAGTACTTGGGCACTTCCTGCCGAAATGGATTTCATGGCAAAAATCGCCGGAGTTCCACAGCCCGATCTCGAGCGCACCTGGAACGTCGGCATCGGTATGGTCGCCATCGTCGACCCCGCTATCGCCGATCTGACCATCCGTTCACTTGCCGCCCGTGGCATGAATGCCTGGGTGGCAGGCTCAATTCACGCTCAAAACGGCCCCGGCGCCGCTGCTTTGGAAGGTAACTACAGGACGCGATAA
- a CDS encoding L-threonylcarbamoyladenylate synthase: MTSGEFVSNCTADALTTAAQLVKDGGLVAFPTETVYGLGADATNAAAVARIYQAKGRPADHPLIVHIHSMQAIGEWADEIPDYAIALARNFWPGPMTLVLKRSILAEDFVTGGQPTVGLRVPDHVVALALLSAFEKIGGKGIAAPSANRFGHVSPTTADAVREELANYLAPTDQILDGGSSSVGVESTIIDCTSTAPRILRPGAITTEMIEEVTGLKVLTEATDIRVSGSLENHYAPSATVELNRTPIATEGFIALAEFETPESVIRLASPKTVEEFARVIYSALREADKKGLKTVVVQEPTGNGLALAIRDRLLRASKGR; this comes from the coding sequence ATGACCAGTGGTGAATTCGTCTCAAATTGCACCGCTGACGCTCTAACAACAGCAGCCCAGTTGGTTAAAGACGGTGGCCTTGTCGCTTTTCCCACCGAAACTGTTTATGGCCTTGGCGCCGATGCCACAAACGCTGCAGCCGTTGCTCGCATTTATCAAGCAAAAGGTCGCCCCGCAGATCATCCGCTAATTGTTCATATCCATTCAATGCAAGCAATAGGTGAGTGGGCAGATGAAATCCCTGACTACGCAATCGCACTTGCTCGCAACTTCTGGCCGGGTCCGATGACGCTAGTTCTAAAGCGCTCAATACTCGCCGAAGATTTTGTAACTGGTGGCCAACCAACAGTTGGTTTACGAGTACCTGACCACGTTGTTGCACTTGCCTTGCTATCTGCTTTTGAAAAGATTGGCGGCAAAGGAATTGCTGCGCCCAGTGCCAATCGCTTTGGCCATGTTTCGCCAACGACTGCAGATGCAGTGCGCGAAGAGCTTGCTAACTATCTAGCGCCAACCGATCAAATCCTCGATGGCGGTTCATCATCGGTAGGAGTTGAATCAACGATCATCGATTGCACATCTACCGCTCCTCGTATCTTGCGCCCAGGAGCAATCACAACCGAGATGATTGAAGAAGTCACTGGATTGAAAGTTCTAACCGAGGCAACAGATATCCGTGTTAGTGGATCGCTTGAAAACCATTACGCGCCAAGTGCAACCGTTGAATTAAATCGAACACCAATTGCCACAGAAGGTTTTATTGCTCTCGCAGAATTTGAAACACCCGAAAGTGTTATTCGTTTAGCTTCACCAAAAACAGTAGAAGAATTCGCACGCGTTATTTACTCAGCACTTCGCGAAGCTGATAAAAAAGGCCTCAAAACTGTTGTAGTTCAAGAGCCAACTGGCAATGGATTGGCCCTCGCCATCCGCGACCGCTTATTGCGAGCGTCAAAGGGGAGATAG
- a CDS encoding sterol carrier family protein, whose translation MRDPKILEAVKQSLALLTERAPGRAIEVRIPPYAAVQCGDGPTHTRGTPPNVIEMNAETWLALASGERSWADAMSAGLISASGVRADLTELLPLEVKR comes from the coding sequence ATGCGTGATCCTAAGATTCTCGAAGCGGTGAAGCAGAGCCTTGCGCTCTTAACCGAACGCGCTCCGGGTCGCGCAATCGAAGTACGTATTCCGCCATATGCTGCAGTGCAGTGCGGAGACGGTCCAACACATACACGTGGCACACCACCAAATGTGATCGAGATGAACGCGGAAACTTGGTTGGCACTCGCCAGCGGTGAGCGCAGTTGGGCAGATGCCATGTCTGCTGGTTTGATTAGCGCATCCGGTGTTCGCGCAGATTTAACTGAACTATTGCCGTTGGAGGTGAAGCGATGA
- a CDS encoding BldC family transcriptional regulator, producing the protein MNRLPDAEILLTPREVAELFGVDPKTVTRWAKAGKLTSIRTLGGHRRFRKSEVDDLRNNYFKSEDK; encoded by the coding sequence ATGAATCGTCTGCCAGATGCGGAAATCTTGCTCACCCCACGCGAAGTTGCTGAACTATTCGGTGTTGATCCAAAGACAGTTACACGTTGGGCAAAAGCCGGCAAGTTAACTTCGATCCGCACACTCGGCGGCCATCGCAGATTCCGCAAATCCGAAGTAGATGATCTTCGTAATAACTATTTTAAGAGTGAAGATAAGTAA
- the purF gene encoding amidophosphoribosyltransferase: MTRRPDGLLNHNVLDDDKAPQDACGVFGVWAPSEEVAKLTFYGLYALQHRGQESAGIAASDGERILIYKDMGLVSQVFTETDLASLTGDLAIGHCRYSTTGSSTWVNAQPTLRPTKYGTLALAHNGNLTNTGDLAEMVQKLEGDNAKSGRGATTDTEIMTALIGLQDEKNVEASAIAVLPKLEGAFSLVFMDEKTLYAARDRHGVRPLVIGKLERGWVVASETAALDIVGAAFVREVEPGEFLAINEDGIRSQMWATPDPKGCIFEYVYLARPDTSIAGQGVHATRVRIGKRLAIEAPVEADLVIPVPESGTPAAIGYAQQSGIPYGLGLVKNSYVGRTFIQPSQTIRQLGIRLKLNPLREIIEGKRIVVVDDSIVRGNTQRAIVRMLREAGALEIHVRISSPPVEWPCYYGIDFASRAELIASGLEIEEIRRSIGSDSLSYVSMEGLIAATTIDENKLCTACFTGTYPIAVPADMSEGKMRLEVTEVVKNHEHI, encoded by the coding sequence ATGACCCGTCGCCCTGATGGTTTGCTTAACCACAATGTTTTAGATGACGATAAAGCGCCACAAGATGCTTGCGGAGTATTTGGTGTTTGGGCACCTAGCGAAGAAGTTGCCAAGTTAACTTTCTACGGACTTTATGCGCTGCAACATCGCGGGCAAGAATCAGCAGGAATCGCAGCATCTGATGGCGAAAGAATTTTGATTTATAAAGATATGGGTCTGGTATCGCAGGTCTTTACTGAAACCGATTTAGCATCACTTACTGGCGATCTAGCAATTGGCCACTGCCGTTACAGCACCACCGGATCAAGCACTTGGGTTAACGCACAACCAACGCTAAGACCCACTAAATACGGCACTTTGGCGCTAGCTCACAACGGCAATCTCACCAATACTGGCGATCTTGCAGAAATGGTTCAGAAGCTCGAAGGCGATAACGCCAAGAGCGGTCGCGGTGCAACAACTGATACCGAGATCATGACCGCGTTAATTGGATTGCAGGATGAGAAGAACGTTGAAGCAAGTGCAATTGCAGTCTTGCCAAAGCTAGAAGGCGCGTTCTCGCTCGTCTTTATGGATGAAAAGACTTTATATGCCGCTCGTGATCGTCACGGTGTTCGCCCACTGGTAATCGGAAAACTCGAACGCGGCTGGGTAGTTGCCTCTGAAACTGCAGCGCTGGATATTGTCGGCGCTGCATTTGTGCGCGAAGTTGAACCCGGTGAGTTCTTAGCAATTAATGAAGATGGAATTCGTTCGCAGATGTGGGCTACACCAGATCCCAAAGGCTGCATCTTCGAATATGTTTATTTAGCACGCCCAGATACTTCTATTGCGGGCCAAGGCGTTCATGCAACTCGCGTCCGGATCGGCAAGCGCTTAGCAATCGAAGCGCCAGTTGAAGCCGATTTAGTTATTCCAGTTCCTGAATCCGGAACGCCAGCTGCGATTGGTTACGCACAACAATCAGGAATTCCATACGGACTTGGTTTAGTTAAGAACTCTTATGTTGGTCGTACCTTTATTCAACCTTCACAAACTATTCGCCAGCTTGGCATTCGTCTTAAGTTAAATCCACTACGTGAAATTATTGAAGGCAAGCGCATTGTGGTTGTAGATGATTCGATTGTTCGCGGAAATACCCAACGCGCAATTGTGCGGATGCTGCGCGAAGCCGGAGCCCTAGAAATTCACGTGCGTATCTCTAGCCCGCCAGTGGAATGGCCTTGTTACTACGGAATCGATTTCGCTTCCCGCGCCGAATTAATTGCGAGCGGCCTAGAAATCGAAGAGATCCGCCGCTCAATCGGCTCAGATTCACTGAGTTATGTATCGATGGAAGGCTTAATTGCTGCAACGACGATTGATGAAAACAAGCTCTGCACCGCTTGTTTTACAGGCACTTACCCAATTGCGGTACCTGCAGATATGTCAGAAGGAAAGATGCGCCTTGAAGTTACCGAGGTGGTGAAAAACCATGAGCACATATAA
- a CDS encoding DUF6454 family protein, translated as MRNSQEIRESFLACDRTTQWQLEDSISFKFPTYHPQGLVVTENYVFLSSVEVNEPPQNVFDPNKSTPGSGVGHLFIANRSGSLIKDLIIGEGSMYHPGGIDFDGEDIWIPVGEYRPHARSMVVAVNAFDFSIREVFRINDSIGWAVPDPEKSLIYGGNWGSRVLYVWNQKGEEIEQWKNPSHFVDYQDAIFLNSGEVIASGISVLLSNEEAEKQMASELGGLALLDFKTKKIVHEIPIYSHTKAGHVLTRNPFSLSITGEDLFLHVAPDDGDDLGGTSLSTYKAVRR; from the coding sequence ATGCGTAACAGTCAAGAAATACGTGAAAGTTTCCTAGCCTGCGATCGCACTACCCAGTGGCAACTTGAAGATTCAATTTCATTTAAGTTTCCTACATATCATCCGCAAGGCTTAGTTGTTACAGAAAATTATGTCTTTCTCTCATCTGTTGAAGTTAATGAGCCCCCACAAAATGTTTTTGATCCAAATAAATCAACACCGGGTAGCGGTGTTGGTCACCTATTTATTGCGAATCGGTCTGGGTCGCTAATAAAAGACCTGATTATCGGTGAAGGATCTATGTACCATCCGGGTGGAATAGATTTTGATGGAGAAGATATTTGGATTCCAGTTGGAGAATATAGACCTCATGCACGCAGCATGGTTGTTGCAGTTAATGCATTTGATTTTTCAATTCGTGAAGTTTTTCGTATAAATGATTCCATTGGCTGGGCTGTGCCAGACCCAGAAAAATCATTGATTTATGGAGGCAATTGGGGATCCCGTGTGCTTTATGTGTGGAATCAAAAAGGTGAAGAAATTGAACAATGGAAAAACCCCAGCCACTTCGTTGATTATCAAGACGCGATTTTTCTCAATTCTGGTGAAGTGATCGCTAGTGGGATTTCAGTACTCTTATCCAATGAAGAAGCTGAAAAACAAATGGCATCAGAACTTGGCGGCCTAGCCTTACTAGATTTTAAAACCAAAAAAATAGTTCATGAAATACCGATCTATTCGCACACAAAGGCTGGGCATGTGCTCACCAGAAATCCATTTTCCCTGTCGATTACAGGAGAAGATCTTTTTCTCCACGTTGCACCCGATGACGGGGATGATCTCGGTGGCACCTCACTTAGCACCTATAAAGCTGTTAGACGGTGA
- a CDS encoding glycosyltransferase — protein sequence MAAQVKVMQIIARMNVGGPAVIVAELMRGLDKSQFEQILVTGYCDENEADYLDTVAKDVKATRIAGLGRSVSLIADLKAFFGLVSLIRKYKPDVIHTHTAKAGVLGRLASLLGGRGAVRVHTFHGHLLHGYFSSALTKLVILIEKFLAARTSVLIAIGSKVKEDLLAAGIGRAHKYRVFFPGLPAPKTGSKAAAQSALGISSEVLYCTFVGRLTQIKRPDRLLDVAAECKRRGIDLRFLVAGEGELFESSKQRALKDQLNVTFFGWRSDIDQIFASSDIAILTSDNEGIPLTLIQAAQAGLPIVATNVGSISDIVINESTGYLTATTATEMADAIEKLVRDPQLRQMMGAAGKAHAERYFSLDRMIKDHSDLYRSL from the coding sequence ATGGCCGCGCAGGTAAAGGTAATGCAGATAATCGCCCGCATGAATGTGGGTGGTCCTGCTGTGATCGTGGCCGAACTCATGCGCGGGCTAGATAAAAGCCAGTTCGAGCAAATCTTGGTAACTGGTTATTGCGATGAGAATGAAGCAGATTATTTAGATACCGTTGCCAAAGATGTTAAAGCGACGCGCATTGCAGGTTTGGGGCGATCAGTTTCTTTGATTGCTGACCTCAAAGCATTTTTTGGTCTGGTTTCACTAATTCGTAAATACAAACCAGATGTAATTCATACCCACACCGCTAAAGCCGGAGTGCTGGGTCGATTGGCATCTTTGTTAGGGGGTCGCGGAGCAGTGCGCGTTCATACATTCCACGGACACTTACTGCATGGGTATTTCAGTTCTGCGTTAACTAAATTAGTTATATTGATTGAGAAGTTCCTTGCCGCGCGCACCAGCGTGTTAATCGCAATTGGCAGCAAAGTAAAAGAAGATCTATTGGCAGCCGGAATTGGTCGCGCCCATAAGTACCGAGTCTTCTTCCCCGGTTTGCCTGCGCCAAAGACTGGTTCTAAAGCAGCGGCCCAGAGCGCGCTAGGTATTTCTTCTGAAGTCTTGTACTGCACTTTCGTTGGTCGCTTAACGCAGATTAAACGCCCCGATCGTTTATTAGATGTGGCCGCTGAATGTAAGCGCCGTGGAATTGATCTTCGTTTCTTGGTTGCCGGCGAAGGCGAACTATTTGAGAGTTCAAAGCAGCGCGCACTGAAAGATCAATTAAATGTGACCTTCTTTGGCTGGCGCAGTGATATCGATCAGATATTTGCGTCAAGTGATATCGCGATTCTGACTTCAGATAATGAAGGTATTCCACTTACTTTGATCCAAGCAGCACAAGCTGGTCTACCAATTGTTGCGACAAACGTTGGTTCGATCTCGGATATCGTCATAAATGAGAGCACGGGCTATCTCACCGCAACAACTGCCACAGAAATGGCTGATGCGATTGAGAAATTGGTGCGTGACCCACAACTTCGCCAAATGATGGGCGCTGCAGGAAAAGCACATGCCGAGCGCTATTTCTCGCTAGATCGCATGATCAAAGACCACTCAGATCTATATCGCTCGCTATAA
- a CDS encoding MraY family glycosyltransferase → MEYSVSQFLLLGALTFIFVGAITPLMRKIAISVGAVDAPNLARKSQKEPVPYLGGVAIAIGVVGASYGSLLAVDFSMETFRLASFVLVPAMAISLMGLIDDLKGLEPWPRLIAQTATGVIVAVILTSTDTMGVAFNNTFLNYAVSVLWIVGVCNSINFFDNLDGGAAGTVAVITFFLFFIAYDRQQILVSALAIVTAGATAGFLMWNRAPAKIYMGDAGALFLGIIISVLTIRLSPGVVPQIKSFAIPLALMAVPILDTTVAVTSRIYRGISPFQGGTDHLSHRLMRAGLQRRATAFTLWGFAAFYGALALAIYTWPDTLGYQLMALGGVAWLVKLVYFLRIPSEG, encoded by the coding sequence ATGGAATATTCAGTTTCGCAATTCCTTTTACTTGGCGCGCTCACATTTATCTTTGTTGGTGCAATTACGCCGCTGATGCGCAAGATCGCAATTAGCGTTGGCGCAGTCGATGCCCCCAACTTGGCACGTAAATCTCAGAAGGAGCCAGTTCCCTATTTAGGTGGCGTTGCAATCGCGATTGGCGTTGTCGGGGCTTCTTACGGTTCTCTGCTTGCAGTCGATTTTTCAATGGAGACTTTTCGCTTAGCAAGTTTCGTATTGGTTCCAGCGATGGCAATTTCGCTTATGGGATTAATTGATGATCTAAAAGGCTTAGAACCATGGCCGCGTTTAATAGCACAAACTGCAACCGGTGTAATCGTTGCGGTGATTCTGACTTCGACCGACACCATGGGCGTAGCCTTCAATAATACTTTTCTAAACTATGCAGTCTCTGTTCTCTGGATTGTTGGTGTTTGTAACTCAATTAACTTCTTCGACAACCTAGACGGTGGAGCTGCAGGCACAGTTGCAGTTATTACCTTCTTCCTATTCTTTATTGCATATGACCGCCAACAGATTTTGGTGAGCGCCCTTGCAATAGTTACCGCAGGCGCCACAGCAGGATTTCTTATGTGGAACCGTGCTCCAGCCAAGATCTATATGGGCGATGCTGGCGCGCTCTTTCTCGGAATCATCATCTCGGTTTTAACTATTCGCCTCAGCCCAGGCGTTGTTCCGCAGATTAAATCTTTTGCGATTCCATTGGCGCTAATGGCAGTTCCGATCTTGGATACAACTGTGGCTGTCACTTCGCGCATTTATCGTGGTATTTCACCGTTTCAAGGCGGTACCGATCACCTTTCACATCGCCTAATGCGCGCTGGCTTACAACGTCGGGCAACTGCATTTACTTTGTGGGGATTTGCCGCCTTCTATGGCGCACTCGCACTCGCTATCTACACCTGGCCAGATACCTTGGGTTATCAATTAATGGCACTTGGTGGAGTTGCTTGGCTCGTTAAATTGGTTTACTTCTTACGTATTCCATCTGAGGGGTAG
- a CDS encoding DUF5302 family protein — protein sequence MANNDDVKARMLAALEAKKGKKGAPGTQTHAEGGSKIRGGQRSGGAPQVQRKAGPSGSGSAG from the coding sequence ATGGCTAACAACGACGACGTAAAGGCGAGAATGCTCGCTGCCCTTGAAGCGAAAAAAGGTAAAAAGGGCGCACCAGGAACACAGACTCACGCCGAGGGCGGTTCCAAGATTCGTGGTGGTCAACGCAGCGGCGGCGCCCCACAAGTTCAGCGCAAAGCTGGACCATCTGGTTCAGGATCTGCTGGTTAA
- a CDS encoding DUF3073 domain-containing protein — MGRGRAKAKQTKVARDLKYNSQEMDLDRLAKELHGEDPANKSRDDEDPFAEGNYIPRA; from the coding sequence ATGGGTCGCGGCCGTGCAAAAGCTAAACAGACAAAAGTCGCCAGAGATCTCAAGTACAACTCTCAGGAGATGGACCTCGATCGTCTTGCGAAAGAACTCCATGGCGAAGATCCTGCAAATAAATCTCGCGATGACGAAGATCCCTTTGCTGAAGGAAATTATATTCCGCGTGCTTAA